The following is a genomic window from Hydrogenobaculum sp. Y04AAS1.
ACACATTCGTCTGAACTCTCTGACCTCACACAAAGCTCTATCGGCATAATCTTTTTAAAAGCATCAAATCCACCTTCTAATATCTCTTTAGCTTTAGGGCTATCTGTATATTTTACATGGGATTCAAGCATAGACCTTATAAGCTCTATATCTTCTTCGGTTATATCTTGCACCAGTACGTAAGATGTGTTTATATGCTTTTCCAAAACCCCTTCTTTGTCGTAGAAATAGGCCATGCCGCCAGTCATACCAGCACCTACGTTGTAGCCAAAATTCCCTATATTTACGACAACGCCGCCGGTCATATACTCAAGTGCATGATGACCCACTCCTTCTACCACCGCTTTTGCACCACTGTTTCTAACGGCAAAACGTTCACCCACAGACCCAGCTATGTAAAGCTCACCACCGGTGGCTCCGTAAAGGATCGTGTTTCCAGCCAAAACAAAAGGTTTATCAGCATAATAAAACGGCTTTATAGATATGATGCCCCCGTGCATTCCCTTTCCTACATAATCGTTTGCCATACCTTTTAAAAATAAGTTTATACCTTTGTGGTTAAAAGCTCCAAAACTTTGACCTGCAACACCTTCAAAATAAAGGTTCAATGTGGTCGGTGGCAAGCCCTTATCCCTATGATAAATAGCCGTATAATAACTTATGGTAGCCCCTACGCTTCTATCTATGTTTGTGATTTTGTAATACCTTTCAACTGGTGTTTGGCTTTTAATAAATTCTTCTAATTCTTCGGCTATAAAATCGTTTAAAGTTTTTTCAGGGTTGTCGTTTCTTTCAAAGGTCCTAAACCTTGGAGCATCTTTTGGATAGCCTTTTGTAAACACATCTAATTTTAAACGAGATTCTTTTGGTTGTAAAAGCTCAAGACGACCTATTATATCGTTTAGACTTCTATATCCCATAGATGAGAGTATCTCTCTTACTTCCTTAGCCAAAGCCCTAAAATAAGCAGCCACTCCCTCTTTTGTTCCACTAAACTTAGCTCTTAACTTTGCATCTTGGGTAGTCACACCTGTAGGACATGTGTTTAGGTGGCATTGACGGGCCATCACGCAGCCTTCTGCTATCATGGCAGCGGTACCAAAACCAAACTCTTCTGCACCCAACAAAGCACCTATTATCACATCCTTACCAGTTCTAAAACCACCATCTACCCTTACGCTAACCCTATCCCTTAAACCGTTTTCCATAAGGGTTTTTACGGTATCGTAAAGACCTATTTCCCAATAGTTACCAGCATTTTTTATAGAGCTAAGAGGAGATGCTCCAGTACCTCCTTCGGTACCACTCACTTGTACGATATCAGCATAAGCTTTTGCAACACCAGAGGCAATGGTGCCAATGCCAGATTCACTAACAAGCTTTACAGATATACGAGCCTTTGGATTTGTTTTTTTAAGATCGTTTATAAGCTGTGCCAAATCCTCTATAGAGTATATATCGTGATGAGGTGGTGGTGATATGAGGGTTATCCCTTCTTGGGCATATCTTATCTTAGCTATGTAGGGACTTACCTTTTTACCAGGAAGTTGACCACCTTCACCGGGTTTTGCCCCTTGTGCTATTTTTATCTCTATATCGGTGGCAGAAGCAAGATAAGTAGGTGTCACGCCAAACCTACCAGAAGCCACTTGTTTTATAGCGCTGTTTTTCTCGGTAAAATACCTTTCTGGGTCTTCTCCACCTTCACCGCTGTTTGATTTCATACCAAGCATATTGGTAGCCATTGCAAGTACTTCATGAGCTTCTGGAGAAAGCGCTCCCAAAGACATAGCACCTGTAACAAAACGCTTTAGTATCTCTTCTTCGGGTTCTACCTCTTCTATAGGTATTGGGCTTTTAGCTTTTTTATAATCCAAAAGATGATGTATAAACGTTGGATGCTCTTCGTTGGCGATCTTAGAAAATTCAAGATAATCTTTATAATCAAGGGTTTCCAAATACTTATGAAGAGCTCTTACCACATGAGGAGACCAAGCGTGGTAAACACCGCCTTTTCTAAACTTCAAATCACCCCCATAATCAAGGGTTGGTTTTTCGCTGTTAAAAGCAAAATCATGTCTTTTTATAATAGATTCTTCTATTTGCTCTATACCATCCGCTTCTAACGTAACGGGAGTGCCCGTAAAATACTCATCCACAAAATCCTTGTTAAGACATACGGAGTCAAATATCTCAGCCCCTTGATAAGAGTTTAAAGTAGCTATACCCATCTTAGCCATTATCTTGAGAATACCATCTTCAAGGGCTTTTTTATAATTTTTCAACATCTGTTCGTAGTTTTCAGGATAAGTGTGATACAAGGTTTCGTAAAGAAGATATGGATAAACCGCAGATGCTCCGTATCCTATAAGACATGCAAGAGAATGTGTATCTCTTACTTCAGCGGTTTCTACTATAAAGCTTACCTTTTGCGATAAACCGAGCTTAGCAAGATGTCTAACAGATGCGCTAACGCCCAAAAGACTTGGTATAGCTACATTTTTTTCATCAACACCTTTATCGGAAAGAATTATTATATCTGCACCTTCTTTTACAGCTTGCTCTACTAAATGAGCAAGAACCTCTAAACCTATTTTTAAGTCTACAATAGGTATACCTTCATAAACAGCGTCCATCAATATATCTGAAACCCTTTCGAAACCTTTTAAATCTTGAAGGGCCTGTATATTATCGCTTCTATGTTTTGGATAGCATAAGGATATGCGCTTTACTTTAAAATTTTTCTGGTTTTCTATGGCTTTTATGTGATATGGCAAAAGCACCGGAGAGTCTATTTGAAATCTTCTGGCATGCTCCGGAGTTTCTATGAGAAAGTTTCTCTTATGCCCTAAATTCATCTTCAAGCTCATAACAAAGCGTTCTCTTATAGAATCTACAGGAGGGTTCGTAACTTGAGCAAACCTTTGCTTAAAGTATCTAAATATGAGCACCGGCTTTTCGTTTAAAGGAGGTAGCGGTGTATCGTCCCCCATTGAGAATGTATATTCTTTACCTTCCTTTGCCATGTAGTCTATTTGATTTTTAAGCTCTTCTGTAGTATATCCAAAATAAGCTTGTAAGCGTGTAAGTATATCTTTGTCTACATGCTCATCTTCTAATGTTCTATCTTTTATGATATCCTCAAGCCTTACCAGATTTTCTTCTATCCATTTTTTGTATGGATTTTTCTTTGATATACCTTCTAGTATTTCTTGGGTGGTTTTTAGGCTTTTAGAATGAGTATCTATGAGGATGGTATCACCAGGAGAAAGTCTTGAGCTTTCTTTTATATCTTTGGGGTCTATATTTACCATGCCCACTTCAGAACCAAGTATTACTATGTTGTCTTTTGTGATTATGTATCTTGAGGGTCTTAGTCCATTTCTATCTAAGTGAGCACCTACTTTCACACCGTCTGTAAATACGATAGCAGCTGGTCCATCCCAAGGTTTCATAAGTAAAGATTTGTATTCAAAGAATGCCCTTATATCATCTTTTAGCGTATCATCGTTTTCCCAAGCAGGTGGTATTAGCATATTGATAGCGTGTTCTACTGGGTACTCTGTTAATACTAAAAGCTCAAAAACTTTATCCAAAGAAGCAGAATCACTTTCATCATACTCTACTATAGGTTTTATGAGTTTTATGTTGTCTTCCAAAAGCTTATGGTAAAGCTCAGATTGAATAGCCATCATCCAGTTTCTATTGCCGTTTATGGTGTTTATCTCGCCGTTGTGAGCTAAATATCTAAAAGGCTGTGCCAGATTCCAGTTTGGAAACGTGTTTGTAGAATACCTTTGATGAAATAGGCATATGGAAGATTCTATATCTTCATCTTCCAAATCTTTGTAAAAATGATCTATCTGATAAGCCACAAACATACCTTTATAAACCATCGTTTTAGAAGACAAAGAAGGTATGTATATTTTAAGCTCTTTTTTTAGGCTTTTACGAAGAAAATACAAAGCAAGCTCTTTGTGTTCTATGCCTTCCAAATCAAGAAGTATTTGTTTTATAACAGGCATCGTCTCAAGGGCACTTTTACCAAGGGCAGATTTATCTATGGGCACATCTCTAAAACCTATCAGTTTAAAGCCCATTTTTTTGGCTATGTCTTCTACTTTTGATGTATCGTTGTTTTTCAAAAATAAAACACCTACTCCAAGGTTTTCTATAGAAGATATCTCAAAACCAAGCCTATCTATCTCTTTTTTGAAAAATTTATGAGGTATTTGTATTAGTATGCCAGCACCGTCTCCGGTTTTACCATCAGCACCAACCGCTCCTCTATGAGTTAGATTCTTGACAGCTTCAATACCATATTTTACAATCTTATTGGATTTTTTACCGTTTACATCGCAAATAAAACCGACACCGCAAGAGTCTTTTTCTTGCATTAGCTTACCTCCAAACATTGTAGACAAATATTATAACTCTATTGAAAAAAAATGTACTAAACAAAATCACAAAACTAAAACTATCTTTTATCATTGAAAAAGCCTAAAAAACTTTTTAGTATCTCTTCATGGCTTTTGATGTTAAAAAAATAAACGAAGAAGGCGTTATAGATAGCGCTGTATATATACTAAACAAAAACATGCCCATATGCTCTCCCACAGATACTATTTATGGAGTACTGGCTTTAGACAACGAAGAAGCTCTTGAGCTTCTTTACAAAATAAGAAGACCCTCAAAAAAACCGTTTCTTAGGCTTTTACCAGATATAGCTTTTTTAGAAATGTATGGATTTAAACCAAACGATAAAGTTTTTGAGTTATCTAAGTTAGAAGGTGTTAGTATCATAATAAAAGCCCAAGACAAAAGCTTAGGTTTTAGAATACCGCAAAAGGGTTTTATAAAAGAGCTTTTAGACAAACTTCAAAAACCTATTTTAGCACCCTCTTGCAACAAAGAAGGAGAACCTCCTGCAAAATCCATAGAAGAGGCTATAAGCTATTTCAAAGATGAAATATCCTTATACATAGATAGCGGTTTTATAGAAAGCCCACCTTCAACAATAGTAGAAATAGAACAAAACACCATAAAAATAGTAAGAGAAGGCATGTCTATAGATAAAGTAAAAGAGCTTATAGAGAAGTACTAGAAAACGTTAATCTAAATATTTTTCTATTATAGCTGCTATTTCGTTTAATCTTTCATATATGGAAAGTTTTAGATAGTTTAGATGTATACTATCAAGTTTATCCATGTTTTCTAAATCTTTCAACACATTTTCCACAATATTCATTATAACCATCTCGGCGTTGGTAAAATATCCGTTAAATGTGCTATTTTTTGTCTTCTTTTCCAACTCCTCAAGCTTTGCTGTATACCTTGCCACCCTTTCTATATGATCTATTGCCCTTGTAGCATCCTCATCAAGATCCTTATCTTTAAGTTCATTTACTTTCTCTTGAATCATCTTCCTCACGCTGCTTATAAGAACCTTATCAAGCTCCAAAGACATATTTTCAGCCTCTTGCATCATATATTTAATATAATTAATATCTACCTGTATAATATGATAGATATCATGGCACTATTTATAAAAAGTTTCATTTTATACCCATAGGAGGTATAGGTATGGAAACCTGCAAAGTATATTTGTCTCAAGAGATAGGCCAAGAGTTGTTAAGTAGACTTTCAAAGATAGAGGGTCAAGTTAGAGGGCTTCAGAAAATGATAGAAGAAAAAAGGGATTGCAACGAAATACTTGTTCAATTATCTGCTGCAAAATCAGCGTTAAATAGCGTAGCCATTTTACTTCTCGAAGGACATTTTAACTCTTGTGTAAAACCAAGCATAGAAGCTGGAGACATGCAAGCTGTCGAAAACTTTATAAAAGCAATAAAACACTTGGTAAAAGGAGGCTGTTAAAATGAAAGAATTTGTCTCAAGCGCATTAAGTATGTTTGCTGCAATCACAGCGTCCCTTTGTTGTTTTATTCCAATACTTTTATCCATCGGCGTTAGCACCTCTTCTTCGCTTATAAGCTCTATTCACGTTTTTGACCCCTATAGATGGTATTTACTCGTAATTGGTTATGTTGGAGCTGCCTATTCTATTTATAGACTTTATCTTAAGAAAAGAAAAATAGACTGTGCTTGTGAGAAGTCATGGGCTGATAAATTTAGCGTCTATGCAACGTGGGTATCTATTGTATTTCTTGTGTTTGTCACATTCTATCCGCTGTTTAGGAAAATGCATTTTTAAGGAGGTGTTGTTTATGATTAGACTAAAGATAACCGGCATGACATGTGAGCACTGTGCTCAAACTGTAAAAAAAGCGCTAGAAAGCGTAGAAAATGTAAAGAAAGCAGAGGTATATTTCCCTCAAGGTTATGCAGAGATAGATGGTCGCGCCTCAATAACAAACCTTATAGAAGCAGTTAAAAAAGCAGGTTATGGAGCTGAAGAAGTTGCATCTTTTGAGGTTTTTATTCCAAAAAAAAGATATGCATGATATATTTATATTGGGTGGTGGCTCTGCAGCATTTGCCGCTGCTATAAAAGCCTCTGATATAGGAGCTAGGGTTTTGGTCGCGGAAAACAATATAATAGGAGGCACGTGCTTAAATAGAGGCTGCATACCTTCTAAATATTTAATAGAAGTTGCCAATACATTTTATACTCCAAATAGAAATCCATTTCCTGGGGTTGAGTTAGCAACTGGTAATTTAAACATAAGAAATATTATAGAAAAGAAAGAAGAGCTTTTAAAAGAGTTAAGGAAAGAAAAATATTGGAATGTTTTGGAAGCCTACCCACAAATAGAATATAGAAATCTTAGGGGAAAGTTTGTGGATGAAGGTACGGCTTTGGTGGGAGAAGATAAAGTAAGCTTCTATAAAGCTATAATAGCTACCGGTTCAAAACCGCTGATACCTTCTATAAAAGGAATTGAAAAAGTTAGATACTACACCAGCGATAACATATTTAACATAGACCATTTACCTAAACACCTAATAATTATAGGTGGAGGGGCCATAGGGCTTGAACTAGGGCAAGCGTTTCTTAGATTTGGCAGCAAAGTAACCATTGTAGAATATTTTCAAGAAATAGCCATGGCGCAAGAGCCTGAGATAAGAACTAAACTTAAAGAGGTTTTGGAAAAAGAGGGTATTAGCATATTGACAAATGCAGAGATTACCAACATATGGGAAGAAGATGGACAAATAACGCTGGAGCTAAAACATGAAGAAAACAAAACAACAATTCATGGTACAGATTTGCTAATAGCAACGGGCAGAGAACCAAATACAAAAGATATAGGCTTAGAAGCAACAAGTGTAATGACAAGCACAAGAGGTTTTATACAAGCTAACGAATTTATGCAAACTACCAACGAAAATATCTATGCGGCAGGAGATTGTGTTGGAAAGATGATGCTTGTAACAGTAGCGGCTATGGAAGGAGGGATAGCAGCTGAAAACGCCTTATTAGGAAACAAGAAAAAAGCAGATTATCTTTCAGTCCCAAATGCAATATTTACGTATCCAGAAGTCGCTAGAGTAGGTATGGGTGAGTTAGAAGCTAGAAAGCAAGGATTAGAGGTTGAGGTCAGAACACTTGATCTTTCTAAAGTACCCAGAGCAGCTCTTAGCTTACAAACAGAAGGTTTAATAAAGATGATAGTAGAGAAAAATACTAGAAAAATTATTGGGGTCCATATACTTGCCCCTCATGGAGCTGAGGTAATACATAAAGCTGTATTGTCAATAAAATATGGGTTTACTATAGAAGATATCATACAAAGCATTGATGTATACCCTACTCTCTCAGAAGCGATAAAACTTTGCGCTCAATCCTTTAAAAAGGACATATCTAAGCTTTCATGTTGCGCTGAATAGATTTGCCTATGATATATATCATATATATTATGTAATTTTATCACTGAACTAAAGAGTTCTAAAGTTTATCTTAAAAGCATCAACCTATATGAGGTAGCTTTATGAAAAAGCTTATCATGGCAGCGGAACTAAAAGCGTTTGCTAATCTAGGCTTTTAAAAGAATTAGAAAAACAAGGACTTTTAGAATTAAAAAGAGGGAAAATACACATAAGAGGCGATTTATAAAAATAAAAAAGACAGTTTTTGGTAAAATAGTAGTTTATGAAGGATTATATACCAAAAGATATTGAACAAGAAGTTTTGGAAAACTGGATTAAGTCAAATATATATACTGTTAAAAGCCCGAAAAAGGCTTTTAGTATGGTGATACCACCACCAAACGTCACTGGTTCTCTTCACATAGGACACGCTTTAAACATCACCATCCAAGACATAATGGCAAGGTTTAAAAGAATGCAAGGCTACGATGTAGTATGGGTGCCAGGATTTGATCATGCTGGTATAGCCACTCAGTTTGTGGTGGAAAGAGAGCTTTCAAAAGAAAATAAATCAAGACTTGAAATAGGAAGAGAAGAATTTTTAAAAAGAGTATGGCAATGGGTTTATAAATCAAGAGACAACATCAAAAACCAAGTAAAAAGATTAGGGGCTTCTGTAGATTGGTCAAGAGAACGCTTTACGATGGACGAAGGCTTTTCAAGAGCCGTAAGACATGCTTTTAAAAAACTCTACGAAGAAGGCCTTATAAAAAAAGACACATACATTATAAACTGGTGTCCAAAAGATCTGACGGCTCTTTCTGATTTGGAAGTAGAACATGAAGAAGAAAAAGGAAAACTTTATTACATAAAATACCCAGTATTAGATAGCACCGAATATATAATTGTAGCCACTACAAGACCAGAAACGATGCTTGGAGACGTGGCGGTGGCTGTAAATCCAAACGACGAAAGATACAAACACCTTATAGGTAAAAAACTAAAACTTCCTTTGGTAGATTGGCAAAGAGAAGATATGTCTGGTAACCAAGTAAGCCCCGAAATACCAGTTATAGCAGATGAGTTTGTGGATATGGAGTTTGGTACAGGGGCCGTTAAGATCACACCAGCCCACGATCCAAACGACTACGAAGCAGGTTTAAGACAAAACCTTCCCATAGTAAAAATAATGGATGAAAAGGCAAAACTTACAAAAAACGCCGGTAGATTTGAAAGTTTAGACAGATACGAAGCAAGGCAAAAAATAGTAGAAGAGCTTAAGAGTTTAGGGCTTTTAGAAAAAGAAGAAGAGCACATCCATGCTGTTGGAAAATGCTATAGATGTAAAACCACTATAGAACCCATGGTATCCACCCAGTGGTTTTTAAAAGTCTCTGATAAAAAAGATGAGTTTTTAGAGGTTGCTAAAAGCCAAAAAACGAGGTTTATACCACCAAACTGGGAGAAAAACTACAACGAGTGGATGGAGAATATAAAAGATTGGTGCATATCGCGCCAAATATGGTGGGGACATAGAATACCAGTATGGGAATGTGAGGATTGCAAAAACGAATCTATCTATACCGATGAAGATTTTAACTACGTCCAAGATAAACTTATTTTTAATCTTTTGGCAGATGGTAAGATAAAAAAGGTTTTTACACCAAAAGAAATAGACGATGTTTTAAACGGTAAGAATTTTGTACACCCTCATATGAGTAGC
Proteins encoded in this region:
- a CDS encoding L-threonylcarbamoyladenylate synthase; its protein translation is MAFDVKKINEEGVIDSAVYILNKNMPICSPTDTIYGVLALDNEEALELLYKIRRPSKKPFLRLLPDIAFLEMYGFKPNDKVFELSKLEGVSIIIKAQDKSLGFRIPQKGFIKELLDKLQKPILAPSCNKEGEPPAKSIEEAISYFKDEISLYIDSGFIESPPSTIVEIEQNTIKIVREGMSIDKVKELIEKY
- a CDS encoding cation transporter; protein product: MIRLKITGMTCEHCAQTVKKALESVENVKKAEVYFPQGYAEIDGRASITNLIEAVKKAGYGAEEVASFEVFIPKKRYA
- the merA gene encoding mercury(II) reductase, with the translated sequence MELKKLHLLRFLFQKKDMHDIFILGGGSAAFAAAIKASDIGARVLVAENNIIGGTCLNRGCIPSKYLIEVANTFYTPNRNPFPGVELATGNLNIRNIIEKKEELLKELRKEKYWNVLEAYPQIEYRNLRGKFVDEGTALVGEDKVSFYKAIIATGSKPLIPSIKGIEKVRYYTSDNIFNIDHLPKHLIIIGGGAIGLELGQAFLRFGSKVTIVEYFQEIAMAQEPEIRTKLKEVLEKEGISILTNAEITNIWEEDGQITLELKHEENKTTIHGTDLLIATGREPNTKDIGLEATSVMTSTRGFIQANEFMQTTNENIYAAGDCVGKMMLVTVAAMEGGIAAENALLGNKKKADYLSVPNAIFTYPEVARVGMGELEARKQGLEVEVRTLDLSKVPRAALSLQTEGLIKMIVEKNTRKIIGVHILAPHGAEVIHKAVLSIKYGFTIEDIIQSIDVYPTLSEAIKLCAQSFKKDISKLSCCAE
- a CDS encoding metal-sensitive transcriptional regulator, translated to METCKVYLSQEIGQELLSRLSKIEGQVRGLQKMIEEKRDCNEILVQLSAAKSALNSVAILLLEGHFNSCVKPSIEAGDMQAVENFIKAIKHLVKGGC
- the gltB gene encoding glutamate synthase large subunit; translation: MQEKDSCGVGFICDVNGKKSNKIVKYGIEAVKNLTHRGAVGADGKTGDGAGILIQIPHKFFKKEIDRLGFEISSIENLGVGVLFLKNNDTSKVEDIAKKMGFKLIGFRDVPIDKSALGKSALETMPVIKQILLDLEGIEHKELALYFLRKSLKKELKIYIPSLSSKTMVYKGMFVAYQIDHFYKDLEDEDIESSICLFHQRYSTNTFPNWNLAQPFRYLAHNGEINTINGNRNWMMAIQSELYHKLLEDNIKLIKPIVEYDESDSASLDKVFELLVLTEYPVEHAINMLIPPAWENDDTLKDDIRAFFEYKSLLMKPWDGPAAIVFTDGVKVGAHLDRNGLRPSRYIITKDNIVILGSEVGMVNIDPKDIKESSRLSPGDTILIDTHSKSLKTTQEILEGISKKNPYKKWIEENLVRLEDIIKDRTLEDEHVDKDILTRLQAYFGYTTEELKNQIDYMAKEGKEYTFSMGDDTPLPPLNEKPVLIFRYFKQRFAQVTNPPVDSIRERFVMSLKMNLGHKRNFLIETPEHARRFQIDSPVLLPYHIKAIENQKNFKVKRISLCYPKHRSDNIQALQDLKGFERVSDILMDAVYEGIPIVDLKIGLEVLAHLVEQAVKEGADIIILSDKGVDEKNVAIPSLLGVSASVRHLAKLGLSQKVSFIVETAEVRDTHSLACLIGYGASAVYPYLLYETLYHTYPENYEQMLKNYKKALEDGILKIMAKMGIATLNSYQGAEIFDSVCLNKDFVDEYFTGTPVTLEADGIEQIEESIIKRHDFAFNSEKPTLDYGGDLKFRKGGVYHAWSPHVVRALHKYLETLDYKDYLEFSKIANEEHPTFIHHLLDYKKAKSPIPIEEVEPEEEILKRFVTGAMSLGALSPEAHEVLAMATNMLGMKSNSGEGGEDPERYFTEKNSAIKQVASGRFGVTPTYLASATDIEIKIAQGAKPGEGGQLPGKKVSPYIAKIRYAQEGITLISPPPHHDIYSIEDLAQLINDLKKTNPKARISVKLVSESGIGTIASGVAKAYADIVQVSGTEGGTGASPLSSIKNAGNYWEIGLYDTVKTLMENGLRDRVSVRVDGGFRTGKDVIIGALLGAEEFGFGTAAMIAEGCVMARQCHLNTCPTGVTTQDAKLRAKFSGTKEGVAAYFRALAKEVREILSSMGYRSLNDIIGRLELLQPKESRLKLDVFTKGYPKDAPRFRTFERNDNPEKTLNDFIAEELEEFIKSQTPVERYYKITNIDRSVGATISYYTAIYHRDKGLPPTTLNLYFEGVAGQSFGAFNHKGINLFLKGMANDYVGKGMHGGIISIKPFYYADKPFVLAGNTILYGATGGELYIAGSVGERFAVRNSGAKAVVEGVGHHALEYMTGGVVVNIGNFGYNVGAGMTGGMAYFYDKEGVLEKHINTSYVLVQDITEEDIELIRSMLESHVKYTDSPKAKEILEGGFDAFKKIMPIELCVRSESSDECVQKV